The sequence ATGGAAATCTGGCTCAGCGGGAAAAGATGGccacctgcccccactccctGGAGCTGCCCCCATCCTTCGCTTGGACTAGTGtgcttttccctcctctctgccacccTCATTATGCATACATCAGGCCGGGTGATAGTGCCCCTTGGCTCTCGgatgttctttttcattcttttttatctacGTTTCAGTTTGGatcattttcctcctcctccccctccttctactccatgttttgagagagagtgcatgagggggagagagatggggggagaaagaaagagaggaagaagggaagagacagagagagagagagagagagagagagagagagagagagaatcccaagcaggctccacactcggtgcagagccagacacagcaCTCCATTTCATaaaccctgcgatcatgacctgagcagaaatgctAAACTGCCtcagctatccaggtgcccctggatcatTTCTATTGACCACCTTCAGGTTCACAGAATACTTCCTCAGCTGTGCCCAGTCTACTGATGAGCCTGTTAAGAGGATTCCTCATTGTCGCTGCTGcttatttctagaatttctgtTTGACTCTTATCGTCTTGACTCTAGTGATCTTCCCCACTTCTTCACATGTGTTGTCCACCTTTTCCATTAAATCCTTTGACACCTCAATCATAGGTTTAAAGTCACTCTCTGATAGTTCCAACATTGGGTCTCATCTGAGTCTGATGGTTGTTATTGCTTTGCCTCTTGACAATGCTTTCTTCTAGGTctgataatatttttatcaattatattatcaaagttttttttttaatgtttatttttgagagagagagagagagaaacatgcagggggagggcacagagagagcaggcagaggatctgaggcaggctctgtgctgacagcagtgagcctgaagcagggcttgaactcacaaaatacTGAATGATGACCTGAgggaagtcggacacgtaactgactgagccacccaggtgccctggtctgATCATTTTTTGCTGAAAGCCAGGTATCATGCATAAAACAGAAGTAGAAGGAAATAGTTTTATACCTGGATCTGTGCACATGTCTTCTATCGGGTGCTGTGGAGAGCTGAGTCCGTCTAGACTGGAGATGGCTGTTACTATGGGCACTGCAGGACAACACCAGCCTCCAAATTCCCTGGCGTTGTGTGGGCCGAGCGTGGAGCCCAGGTTGCTGGagaattttctcaatattttagtCTTGCCAGGGCCTCGTAGAACAGGCCTCAGGTGCTCCCCATGGGCAGGCAGCTGTTGCTGGTTACCCGATGTGCCGCATTAGCCTCTGGGGCAACATGGGGAGTTCTTGGATGTCCCAGACAGGCATGAACTTTGAGCTGAGGCAGGTCCTCTGTGCCGGGTCCTTGTGGGTGGGCCTTTCTCAACACACCTGCCCCTTCTCCTCGTGTCTGTGGTTGGTCTTGGGAGGAAGTTCCCGGCCCCTTCCCAGAAGGAGTGTTGGTATCCATGTAGGCCCaagcccttcctcccctccttcctcgaGGGTAGAGGGTTTATGCTTCTGCCCCTGCAGCCGTGCGTCCGTGCCTGTGCCCAGGGCCAAAGCTTTGGCTGCCTCTCCTCCAGCAGTTTGAGGCTTTGGCTCCTGGGAGAGAAGGGCCTGGGCAGAGGCAGCGCCCATCTCAAGGCCACAGCCAATTCCCTGCTGCCGGCCTGCCCCACAGGTGGGGCTTCTTCTGGCCCCCTGCCTTGCTCCCATCTCTCTCCTGAACCCCTACTGGAGGCCTGTGGAAAAGAGCCCACAAGTCGGTGTGAGTCCCATCTGACACATGGTCCCTCACCGGATGGCCAGCGCTTTGTTAACATTTTAGCTGATTTCTTCTGGAATGCACGGCACACACCCCTTCCTCCTGTGCTGTGCCCACGTGAGCCACACGTCCCACCTCTCCCTAGAGGGGCCTGCCTCTCCTCGGAATTTGCTTTCTACTTTGCCTTGCAAAACTCAGCTAAGTTCAAGAAAAGTTATGATTTTGTAGTTTACAAACTACATATTTCCTCATTGTTAGGGACCCAGTGGCATTCCTCATTTCCTCCATCCCAGGTGGAAGCGGAAAATAAGAGCTGGCTGAACTGGCCCCGTCttagatgctctgtccccctccaaCCCACTCCTCACACTACCCAGAGGGATAAAAGACAAGTCTGGTCGTGACACATCTTGCCTTCAATccttttggtggcttcctgtcacTTTTAGGACGACCAAAATCACTTAGGAGGCCTAGACTTGGCCCCTGCCTACCCCCTCTCCCTTAATCTGTCCCCATCCCCGCTTTGCTCTCTGAATGACGGCCGACAGTCTGTGCTCATTCTATTCCCTCTACCcctgctgcctctctccctcGGCCAATCCTTTCCCTACCCATCCAGACCTCGGAACCAGCTCCATTTCCCCAGGGAGCCCTCGCTTGGCGCTTTCCCAACCCCAGCTGTCATGCTCACAGATCACCCTGAACCCGGCAGCACTTAACGCCTCTCTCTAGTCGCCTCCCAGCCAGTGTCTAAGCCGCTGAAGTAATCGGACTGTTTATGGTGAAcacagcacccagcacccagcttCATAAATGCTGCTGTTGTGCCGGCTGAGAACAGGTGGAGACCACTCAGGAGCCCTGCTTTCCTGAACCTGCTTTTGCTCTGTACGTGGCAACCGTCTGGAGAGCTGGGAAATAGGTTGATGTTTCTGGGGATGACAGTTAAAGATACTGGTTGGTACTGGCCTCCTTGGACTGGGTGCCTGCCTGTCTTCGTGCTGCCTGCCACCTGCATTGTTCTAGAAGTCAGATGACCTTGGAAAATGGCCGGGCCCAAGTGAGTCTCAGGCAGGTACTGACAGGTGCAAGTGTAGGTAGCACTGGGAAACATGCTTGTATTGCTGGAAAGCGAAGACGCACCACATTTCATGACATTAACAGGGAAAGGTTCCGAGACGTCGATGATGAAAAGTTACTAACCAGCTCTTAAGATCTGCTGCTTTGATCCACCATCCGAAGCCGTTCCTTCCTGTgatttaacacattttattgGATCTGAAGATATAGCCAAGGATATAGAAGGTGAAATTGTTTTGATAGCTTGCTGTATTTCCAGGGATTTGTTTGGTGATTTTCAGCTAATATCAACCAGCAGTTCCTGCAGTAAGTAGAAAACTGGCCGAGGCTTTATTTAGTGTAAACGGAGAGAATGCTGATAATAGCACTATATACTGATAGgtcttagagaaattaaaaacgCAGGACTTACAGAACATGAGACCTTAGACGTAACTCTGTCGTCGGTGTCAACTTTAGAAAGGCAGTATCTGGAAGTAAATCTTTTGTTGGCGGTGGTAGGCATCAGTTGTTGTTACAcgtaattttgttcatttttggccTGGGAAGATGTAACTGATGCCAGTGTTGATATTCATGTCCTTCCATAAAGATGTCCTGTCATCTTTGTGGAAACTTCCAAGGAGAAGAACTTCCTCGAGAACTACATAACCAAGTGTCTACAGCTACTGATACTTGcctatttttagatattttcccTTTCAGTCTGAAGGTAGCCCCAAGTGATTGTATGATACTCTTCAATTTTTCAGAAGtagtttgttagtttttttttttaaatgtttattcttgagagcacgctagtgggagaggggcagagagaggggtagccTGCGGATtggaggcaggctctgggctgccagcagtgagccagatgcgaggctcaaactcatgaaccaccgccttatcacgacccgagctgaagtcggaggctggaccgactgagccgctcaggtgccccgcAGAGAAGTAGTTGGTTAGCTTTATTCAGAGGTTGGAAAGTTACGCATTTGCTACTATCAGGGGTGATGTGTtacacagaaatgtatttcttcacaGAGCAAGTTTCTGCATCTGGAGACAAAAGACGAATGGGTAGAGAGTATTTCTGGCAGGGTCCTTTATCTTCACATCAGAATCTCATTTGAGACTCATCTGTGGGAGGCGTCTCATCTGTCAGCAAAATTTCTGCTTGGTGAatcatccatttttttcccttcaattatTTTAACAGTGGAAATGATAGGGGGGGAAATGCTAGAAAATACATGGTTTCATCAACACGCTTGGTTCAAAGCTTGATCCATAGTTTGAAATGTGGGGTCCTCCCTTTCAATGAGAACATGTAACctcttgctgttttttaaaataagatagtcCCGAGCGATCACCGCCGTCTCCACGGGCCAGTCCTCAGAAAGCCCCCAAGCCCGGCCGCTCCCAGCGGGCCCCTCCTACACCCGGCACCGGCTGGCTCCGTGGGCCCCGGTGGCGCCCTGCAACGATGGACTCGGGCCGGCAGGAGTGCTCCCGAGGACAGCCAGTCTGGTATCCCGCCTCCGGTGTGCGGAGCGGCCACGCGCGAATGCCGTGCCCGACACGAGGCCTCAGGCTCGCCCTGCGACAACGCCGTGCGGACACGGGGAGGAAGCAGAACAGTTGGGGGACACAGGAGCTCAAAGGGGAGAATGCAGAAATACAGGGAAAACCAGCCGAGTCCGCGGAAGGCACAACACCGCACGTGGGGTCACAGCCTCCTGCTGACGGGACAAGAGGCACCGAACGCTTGGGGCTGGCAAGTCCAAGTCTGTGTTTGTCTCCGGAACCCGGTCGGTGCAGAGACCCGATTTCCCATGTCCTGTGGGTCTTCGCGATAAACCCCGCTAAGTGGTGCCACTGATGTGTCTTCCCGAAGGCTTCCGGTGCCTAACACAGCGCACCGTATTACAATGTTCCATTTTAAAGCATCGGTTTGCTAATGATCACATAATAGGGGTTCACGTCTGTGTTAGTGAATGAGGTAGAGCAAAATGCCTACAGGACGTAGTTTTCATAGTTGATCATTCCtaacagaagagcaaataatataaaaaattcattgtggggtggggcacccggctggctcagtcgtggCACGTGTGGcccttgatctcatggttgtaggTGTGAGCCTCCCACTGGGTGAAGAAATTACttacaataaaatctttaaaaaatatattaaaaattcattgtgGGAGGAGTTAGAATTCATGTAATCAACTTGAGCTAAAAATAGCCTCAAGCCAATCATAATACGTGCTTAGTACCTGCTGTGCTTTTTACCCTTTGGCGTGACACCATCTCCAGGGCTCCCTATGGAAGGAGTGACACAAAAGTCATTTGACTTGTGATCATTCATTTGAACAACTGTTAGTTAATACGGTCCACAATGGGAATTGCATGATGTAGCCGATGTCAGGCTGTTGAGGTGCGCCTTCTCGGCCGCCTCTCCTCCCGGTGAAGGCGAAGTCACATGGGAATAGCTCTGGGAGCTTCCAGGCCCTCGATTAGAAGGAGCGGCCCCATCATTGCTGACGTCTAAATTTTCTTGGATTTGGACGCTGACGTCATCATCGAAGACTCCTGACTATCTTTAGGGAAGATTTAGTAGAGATGAGAGTCATCTCTACTTTCCAAAATTTTCCGGAATAGGAATCAagctagattttctttttattaaacttGTTATTTTAAGATAACTGTATAGTCACATGTTGTTGTGAGAAATAGTACAGATCTACCCCGTTGCCCCCAATGGTAACATGCACAAAACTCAGTGTAATGTTACAGCTAGATGTTCACTGTGAGTCAAGggacagaacattccatccccacAGGATCCCTTCTGCTGTTCTTTAAAGCCACACCTACCTCCCTATTCCGTCCTCTGTGGCAATCACTATTCCGTCCTCTATGTCTGCCATTTCAAGAacgttacataaatggaatcatacacagCGTaatcttttgagactggcttttttcacttccCTGGAAATTCATCTAGTCAACCtaggttgtttgtttgcttgtttttttttttttttttaagtcacatgaAATGAACTGTCCCTCACTGGTCATAGCATACCAAATGCACACCCTTATCCAGGGAATAGAGTTACACTGGTTTTGATGATGTGTATCCTATGCAATCTCAGACAGATTCTAGAACTGCTAAAAGAAGGCCACCTTCCTCCAGGGAAGCTGTGTGCCCACAAGAAAGACTGAGGATTAGGCCAATATGATATTCCAGACTCTGCATTTTCACTATGATAAAAATTGAGCTTAAGCAGTAGAGTAGTCGTAGGTTTATTAATACTAGATACtacatttgattttttggtttgtcttaaATGTAGAAATTTAGACAAAAAATAGTTGGtagcttttttccttctttgaatagTCATCGACTCAtaagtttctttttgaaaaatttagcTTATTTGTTATTAGGTTTTTCATAACGTATGCTTTAAACTAAAGTATGATAATTACAGTTTCCTCATTCAGTTCTTACAACCCTGTGAGACTGATTTTCCCCCTACTCTATAGAGGAGGCTGATTAGCGAGGTTACATAATTTGCCTCAGTCACCTAGTAAAGAATTACAGAGTAAGGACAAGAACCACAGATGTCTATGGTTGACCAAGGCCCCAGGTCAGTGAGAATCCCAAAGCTACACGGTGCAACAAAGGAAAAACCTTGTTACTCGTTCTTAATAAACTGTTTtgattatacaccaataatgttAACTCTCTGTAGAAAAACTggtaagccaaaaaaaaaaaaaaaattgttaatgtttgtGTGCACATACTACCagagcaataattttttttaaaaagaacttttacaatCATCTGGTTTAGGCAAGTAAAATTTCATTACATAACACAGTTTCAGTGTACCGCTAATTAAGGATTACAATTCATGTTAATGGCAAAAATATTCACGACATGTAGAGTTAACCGTGCATTTCTTATCCAGATGTGAGGTCATGATAGCGTTATGAaggtttcaaaagaaaaactttctcaTAGCTGAATTTTAAATTCCGTATTTTTCTATCAGCTCTTTTGCTTTAGCAATGTATGCACTCATGGCATCTTCCTTCGATAACCCTagaaagacaaaacagattaTCTCACTGATGTATCGGGCAATTAAGaaagtttatttcacttattaaagAATTAACAACCTTTTTGGAGGTTCCATGCTTCCCATTTAGCCTTGCCTTTTAAATCTAATATTCCTGGACACTCTGCCAAAAGAAGGACAGATACATTTTCAAGGTTATTTTTTACTCCATACTTCTAACAAACATTGTTCAAATGAaacttatcattatttttaaatatattatttaaaaaatattaacatacatatacatatacatatgtatgaaatACCAATATTAATGTCGCCAACTACAGATTGTTTGTAGAGCCCATAGAGTTCTTTCAGTTCTCCGTCATTTGGccttgttttcatcttcttcacATCTTCGGCGATCCTATCAAAATCAGcctagaacaaaaggaaaaaaaggtgcATGGTGCATTCACTAACGTTCGGCAGGCCCATCTATCTTGGGGGCATTTACCACCAAACACCGGGAactcaaaaagaaagaggaagcttTCAAACAGAATTGGAACCATTACAGTCTGGCTCCACCAGAACTATCGTTTACAGATACCTCTCCTGGTACCTGATAAACAGATAAGATAGGGACAActatataaaattcttaattatgagcattctttttttaatgtttatttatttatttttgagagagagagagagagagagagagagagcgcgcgcgcatgcatAATCAGGgaacggacagagagagacacagaatctgaagcaggctccagcctccaagttgtcagctcagagcccaatgtggagctcgaactcacaaaccctgaggtcatgacctgtgccaaagttggatgcctaactgactgagccacccaggcgccccaatactaaaaattcttaatactgaaaattctaaaaactgaagaagacacaaataaatggaaagctattctatgctcatgaattggaagaaataattttgtttaaatgtccCTAccacctaaagcaatctacagatttgtCGAAGCCAATCCCTATCAACATTCTAATGGCACAgtttacatagaaaaaaaaacaaccttaaagTTTGTATAGAACagtcaaagcaaccttgagaaagaaaaacaaagctggagtcatcacacTTCCTGACTTGCAACTActgtatattacaaagctacagtaatcaaaacagtatggtactggcctaaaaacaaacagatcaatgaaacagaacagagaccccagaaataaaagcatgcgtatacggtcaattaatttttgacaaagagccAAGAATGTAGAATGGGGGAAAGGTCACTCTCCtcaccaaatggtgctgggaccaCTTGACTgccacatacagaagaatgaaactggaccactatctgaCACTATGCACAACCCAAAGTGGATTTAAAGTAAGGTCAAGTAAGACCTTTGGTTTagaccataaaactcctagataGAAAATATAGGGGGCAGACACTGGTCTCGGCAATGATCGGATCTGACACCAGAAGCAAgggcaattaaaacaaaaataaagacgtGAGACTCCATCACGCTGAAAAGTTTCTACAAGGTAAAGAaaagcatcaacaaaatgaaaaggcaacctatggaatgggaaaaaatatttgcaaatcatgtatctttaaaaagtgcttaatactgttggtgggaatgcaaattggtacagccactttggaaaacagtgtggaggttcctcagaaaatttaaaatagacctaccctatgacccagcagtagcactgctaggaatttacccaagggatacaggagtgctgatgcacaggggcacttgtaccccaatgtttatagcagcactctcaacaataggcacattatggaaagagcctaaatcccatcaactgatgaatggataaagaaattgtggtttatatacacaatggagtactacgtggcaatgagaaagaatgaaatatggccctttgtagcaacgtggatggaactggagagcgtgatgctgagtgaaataagccctacagagaaagacagataccatatggtttcactcttatgtggatcctgagaaacttaagagaaacccatgggggaggggaaggaaaaaaaagaaagaggttagagtagaagagagccaaagcataagagactcttaaaaactgaga is a genomic window of Acinonyx jubatus isolate Ajub_Pintada_27869175 chromosome B4, VMU_Ajub_asm_v1.0, whole genome shotgun sequence containing:
- the ACBD7 gene encoding acyl-CoA-binding domain-containing protein 7 isoform X1, which produces MSLQADFDRIAEDVKKMKTRPNDGELKELYGLYKQSVVGDINIECPGILDLKGKAKWEAWNLQKGLSKEDAMSAYIAKAKELIEKYGI
- the ACBD7 gene encoding acyl-CoA-binding domain-containing protein 7 isoform X2, whose amino-acid sequence is MKTRPNDGELKELYGLYKQSVVGDINIECPGILDLKGKAKWEAWNLQKGLSKEDAMSAYIAKAKELIEKYGI